In Gadus chalcogrammus isolate NIFS_2021 chromosome 1, NIFS_Gcha_1.0, whole genome shotgun sequence, one DNA window encodes the following:
- the LOC130387595 gene encoding paired box protein Pax-7-like, with protein sequence MGVDHNNLHPDRMCICEFPQHGISLGGGPCLGKRAPEGTEKRLQCGLDSVAASVMSILSNPNALPSQSQHDFSISPLHGGGGGGGGVGLDGSNVSGAAALSASCSQRGADGGLKVVDSLASSQSYCPPTYSSAGYGVDPGMGAGYQYSQYGQTAVDYLAKNVGLSAQRRMKLGDHSAVLGLLQVETGQAY encoded by the exons CATGTGTATCTGTGAATTTCCACAACACGGGATCTCTTTGGGTGGGGGCCCCTGCTTGGGGAAGCGGGCCCCTGAGGGGACGGAGAAGAGGCTGCAATGTGGCCTTGATTCTGTAGCGGCCTCT GTGATGAGCATCCTCAGCAACCCCAACGCCTTGCCATCGCAGTCGCAGCATGACTTCTCCATCTCGCCGCTccacggcggcgggggcggcggcgggggcgtggGGCTGGACGGCTCCAACGTGTCCGGCGCCGCCGCCCTCTCGGCGAGCTGCAGCCAGCGCGGGGCGGACGGCGGCCTCAAGGTGGTGGACAGCCTGGCCTCGTCCCAGTCCTACTGCCCGCCCACCTACAGCTCCGCCGGCTACGGCGTGGACCCCGGGATGGGGGCCGGCTACCAGTACAGCCAGTACGGACAGA ctGCTGTGGACTACCTGGCCAAGAACGTGGGTCTGTCCGCCCAGCGCAGGATGAAGCTGGGGGACCACTCGGCCGTGCTGGGGCTCCTCCAGGTGGAGACGGGACAGGCCTACTGA